One window of Elaeis guineensis isolate ETL-2024a chromosome 11, EG11, whole genome shotgun sequence genomic DNA carries:
- the LOC105034265 gene encoding transcription initiation factor TFIID subunit 15 isoform X1: MASYSGRGGPSNGSVYVCKLPPGTDENMLAEFFGTIGLLKKDKRTGRPKIWLYRDKVTNEPKGDATITYEDPHAASAAVEWFHNKEFHGSIIEVYIAESKTNNQQLNNSANPSMAEDFGGHDELNDGGGRGRGRGDASGKSWQQDGDWLCPNTSCSNINFAFRGVCNRCGTSRPAGAGGTGAGGAGRGRGRGSNDAGGRTRPVGGPTGLFGPNDWSCPMCGNINWAKRTKCNICNTNKPGHSEGGVRGGRGGGYKELDEEEIEETRRRRKEAEEDDGEMYDEFGNLKKKFRAKTQQNEGGQMAPGSGRAGWEVEELGVIERDSRRKSGDRGRDYNDGEGNRNRERNGRERERRRSRSRERERERERERGRDRDRDRDYEYEKGRGYGRERDRHRDW, encoded by the exons ATGGCAAGTTATTCAGGGAGAGGAGGCCCTTCAAATGGCTCTGTCTATGTATGTAAGTTGCCTCCTGGGACTGATGAGAATATGCTGGCAGAGTTTTTTGGCACCATAGGGTTGCTAAAG AAAGATAAAAGGACTGGGCGACCAAAAATTTGGTTGTACAGAGACAAAGTAACAAATGAACCAAAGGGTGATGCTACAATTACATACGAAGATCCTCATGCTGCTTCGGCTGCTGTGGAGTGGTTCCACAACAAGGAATTTCATGGAAGTATCATTGAAGTATATATAGCAGAGTCAAAGACCAACAATCAACAACTTAATAATTCTGCAAATCCAAGCATGGCAGAGGATTTTGGGGGGCATGACGAATTGAATGATGGTGGGGGCAGAGGGAGAGGAAGGGGTGATGCTTCTGGCAAGTCATGGCAGCAAGATGGAGATTGGTTGTGTCCAAATACAAG TTGCTCCAATATAAATTTTGCATTCCGTGGTGTCTGTAACCGCTGTGGAACATCTCGTCCTGCTGGTGCTGGTGGCACAGGTGCTGGTGGAGCTGGTCGAGGAAGGGGCCGTGGCAGCAATGATGCTGGTGGACGTACCCGTCCTGTTGGTGGTCCTACAGGGCTTTTTGGTCCAAATGATTGGTCCTGCCCAAT GTGTGGCAATATCAACTGGGCAAAGCGTACGAAGTGCAATATTTGTAACACCAACAAGCCAGGCCACAGTGAGGGTGGTGTGAG AGGAGGCCGTGGTGGGGGTTACAAAGAACTTGATGAGGAAGAAATAGAGGAAACAAGAAGACGACGGAAAGAAGCTGAAGAG GATGATGGGGAGATGTATGATGAATTTGGCAACCTCAAAAAGAAATTCCGTGCCAAAACACAGCAGAATGAAGGTGGACAGATGGCTCCTGGTTCTGGGCGTGCTGGATGGGAGGTTGAGGAGCTAG GTGTGATTGAGAGAGACAGCAGACGAAAAAGTGGAGACCGGGGCAGAGATTACAATGATGGAGAGGGCAACAGGAACCGGGAAAGAAATGGCCGTGAAAGGGAGAGACGAAGAAGCCGAAGCAGAGAGAGGGAAAGGGAACGTGAGAGGGAAAGAGGGAGAGACAGAGACAGAGATCGAGATTATGAGTATGAAAAAGGTCGGGGATATGGAAGGGAACGTGATCGCCACCGAGACTGGTAG
- the LOC105034265 gene encoding transcription initiation factor TFIID subunit 15 isoform X2, with protein sequence MAEDFGGHDELNDGGGRGRGRGDASGKSWQQDGDWLCPNTSCSNINFAFRGVCNRCGTSRPAGAGGTGAGGAGRGRGRGSNDAGGRTRPVGGPTGLFGPNDWSCPMCGNINWAKRTKCNICNTNKPGHSEGGVRGGRGGGYKELDEEEIEETRRRRKEAEEDDGEMYDEFGNLKKKFRAKTQQNEGGQMAPGSGRAGWEVEELGVIERDSRRKSGDRGRDYNDGEGNRNRERNGRERERRRSRSRERERERERERGRDRDRDRDYEYEKGRGYGRERDRHRDW encoded by the exons ATGGCAGAGGATTTTGGGGGGCATGACGAATTGAATGATGGTGGGGGCAGAGGGAGAGGAAGGGGTGATGCTTCTGGCAAGTCATGGCAGCAAGATGGAGATTGGTTGTGTCCAAATACAAG TTGCTCCAATATAAATTTTGCATTCCGTGGTGTCTGTAACCGCTGTGGAACATCTCGTCCTGCTGGTGCTGGTGGCACAGGTGCTGGTGGAGCTGGTCGAGGAAGGGGCCGTGGCAGCAATGATGCTGGTGGACGTACCCGTCCTGTTGGTGGTCCTACAGGGCTTTTTGGTCCAAATGATTGGTCCTGCCCAAT GTGTGGCAATATCAACTGGGCAAAGCGTACGAAGTGCAATATTTGTAACACCAACAAGCCAGGCCACAGTGAGGGTGGTGTGAG AGGAGGCCGTGGTGGGGGTTACAAAGAACTTGATGAGGAAGAAATAGAGGAAACAAGAAGACGACGGAAAGAAGCTGAAGAG GATGATGGGGAGATGTATGATGAATTTGGCAACCTCAAAAAGAAATTCCGTGCCAAAACACAGCAGAATGAAGGTGGACAGATGGCTCCTGGTTCTGGGCGTGCTGGATGGGAGGTTGAGGAGCTAG GTGTGATTGAGAGAGACAGCAGACGAAAAAGTGGAGACCGGGGCAGAGATTACAATGATGGAGAGGGCAACAGGAACCGGGAAAGAAATGGCCGTGAAAGGGAGAGACGAAGAAGCCGAAGCAGAGAGAGGGAAAGGGAACGTGAGAGGGAAAGAGGGAGAGACAGAGACAGAGATCGAGATTATGAGTATGAAAAAGGTCGGGGATATGGAAGGGAACGTGATCGCCACCGAGACTGGTAG